One region of Armigeres subalbatus isolate Guangzhou_Male chromosome 3, GZ_Asu_2, whole genome shotgun sequence genomic DNA includes:
- the LOC134223592 gene encoding CD63 antigen-like — translation MPNLSTVKTSLIVLNTCCVICGIWLAIFSLIMMYKYSDLIHLVGRDSLPANAMKLALVLGWAMVATGFYGIHGVIRKSFSLMVLYIVLLMALITFQSAMAAVLFGRNDGVPNREMRRFERTFDQVLKSGTFSERIEQFQTDHRCCGKWSFQDWTTYGGRVPTSCCVAGLDQNCRAFVDGCLQILENYIRHTTKSLGVGLIVLATVDFVALLFASCFANGIKNESN, via the coding sequence ATGCCGAATCTGTCAACGGTCAAAACATCTCTGATCGTGCTGAATACGTGCTGTGTCATCTGCGGTATCTGGTTGGCGATCTTCAGCCTGATCATGATGTACAAATATTCCGACCTGATCCACCTGGTCGGGCGGGATAGCCTGCCGGCCAATGCGATGAAGCTGGCCCTGGTGCTGGGTTGGGCCATGGTTGCAACCGGATTCTACGGTATCCACGGTGTCATACGAAAGTCGTTCTCGTTGATGGTGCTGTACATAGTTCTGCTGATGGCATTGATCACCTTCCAATCGGCGATGGCGGCAGTACTGTTCGGGAGAAATGACGGAGTTCCGAATCGAGAAATGAGAAGGTTTGAGCGAACATTTGATCAAGTTTTGAAAAGCGGGACGTTCAGCGAGCGGATCGAGCAGTTCCAAACAGATCACCGCTGCTGTGGGAAATGGTCTTTCCAAGATTGGACCACCTATGGTGGACGGGTTCCAACATCGTGCTGTGTCGCAGGATTAGACCAAAATTGCAGGGCATTTGTAGATGGATGCTTGCAAATATTGGAAAATTACATTCGCCATACAACGAAAAGCCTTGGAGTAGGCCTCATAGTGCTTGCTACTGTCGACTTCGTAGCTTTACTGTTTGCCAGTTGCTTCGCCAATGGGATCAAGAATGAATCGAATTAA